From a region of the Oscillatoria sp. FACHB-1407 genome:
- a CDS encoding ATP-binding protein: MMTLRSFRLRIALLAAALAGGALIGFGMVSWWLIYSAKVDRLDAELKNQFIRATRPARAEEWQLFEASLSRAFGGNTDTSVLLWVADSNGNTLYRSSDWLPDLKIDSLSFQTLSLLPAFLSATPYLSPHSDRPFSDRPFPDRRRSTWERLPDRPPPPPKITTQHTASGLWRVGVVVLPYQQVAIAINLSAIDQEMTLIRGVFFVAIPVVLLLVAGGAWAIAGSALHPVGQLTHAIRQVTAKGLDQRLPTQAATIEFVELIQVFNQMLERLERSFKQASRFSADAAHELKTPLTILQGELEQALQLAPSGSIVQQRLSTLLDEVHRLSEIVRKLLLLSLADAGKMGLHPVEIDLSTLLVEMGEDVELMAPRLVVETDVAEGLRVWGDRDLLQQALQNLMSNAVKYNLPEGWVKIQGHQRNGTVQVTIRNASNPIPESDRPLIFDRFYRGDPARTRKIEGLGLGLSLAREIIHAHQGELTLEPPQPGETAFTLRLPLRQG; the protein is encoded by the coding sequence ATGATGACATTGCGATCATTTCGCCTTCGTATTGCCCTTCTCGCTGCCGCTCTTGCGGGGGGAGCTTTGATTGGCTTTGGCATGGTTTCCTGGTGGCTGATTTATAGTGCCAAGGTCGATCGCCTGGATGCCGAGTTAAAAAATCAGTTCATTCGAGCGACACGACCCGCCAGAGCAGAAGAATGGCAACTATTTGAGGCGTCCCTGTCCCGTGCTTTTGGAGGCAACACCGACACCTCAGTTCTGCTTTGGGTCGCTGATTCTAACGGCAACACGCTGTACCGCTCCAGCGATTGGTTGCCCGATCTTAAGATTGATTCCCTCTCGTTTCAGACCCTATCTCTTTTGCCTGCTTTCCTATCAGCTACACCCTATCTGTCACCTCATTCAGATCGGCCCTTCTCAGATCGACCTTTTCCAGATCGACGACGGTCAACCTGGGAGCGTTTACCCGATCGCCCCCCTCCGCCACCCAAAATTACCACTCAACACACTGCCTCTGGTCTGTGGCGAGTGGGAGTTGTCGTTTTGCCATATCAGCAGGTGGCGATCGCGATCAACTTATCGGCGATCGATCAAGAAATGACCCTGATTCGAGGGGTTTTTTTCGTGGCGATTCCAGTCGTGTTGTTATTGGTGGCAGGAGGCGCATGGGCGATCGCAGGCAGCGCACTCCATCCGGTCGGGCAACTCACTCATGCCATTCGCCAGGTCACTGCTAAAGGACTCGATCAACGGCTACCAACGCAAGCCGCAACGATTGAGTTTGTGGAACTGATCCAGGTGTTTAATCAGATGCTCGAACGGTTGGAACGGAGCTTTAAACAAGCCTCTCGCTTTAGTGCAGACGCGGCTCATGAGCTTAAAACTCCGCTCACCATTTTGCAGGGGGAATTGGAACAAGCCCTGCAACTGGCTCCCTCTGGCTCCATTGTGCAACAACGCTTGAGCACCTTACTGGATGAGGTGCATCGCTTGAGCGAGATCGTTCGCAAGCTGCTGTTGTTATCGCTGGCGGATGCCGGAAAAATGGGACTGCACCCAGTCGAGATTGACCTATCGACTCTCCTTGTTGAGATGGGAGAGGATGTGGAATTAATGGCACCCCGTCTCGTTGTGGAAACGGATGTTGCAGAAGGATTGCGAGTTTGGGGCGATCGCGATCTGCTCCAGCAAGCCCTGCAAAATTTGATGAGTAATGCGGTGAAGTACAACCTGCCAGAAGGTTGGGTCAAGATTCAAGGGCACCAGCGAAATGGGACGGTGCAAGTCACCATTCGCAATGCCTCAAATCCAATTCCAGAGAGCGATCGCCCCCTCATCTTCGATCGGTTTTATCGGGGTGATCCAGCCCGTACTCGCAAAATTGAGGGGCTTGGCTTAGGGCTGAGCTTAGCCCGTGAGATTATTCATGCCCATCAAGGCGAACTCACCCTGGAACCACCTCAACCGGGGGAGACTGCATTTACATTACGATTACCCCTGAGGCAGGGCTGA
- a CDS encoding response regulator transcription factor has product MLERYGFSDMNVLLVEDEPKIASFVQIGLKEQGFVVDYCDNGDEGLIQAMEHDYDVVVLDIMVPGKDGLSILKQLRQAGRMVPVILLTARNQLDDRLEGLNLGADDYIAKPFFVEELVARIHAVLRRSAGGGQNLLTVGALKLDRMTREVTCNQHIIELTAREFNLLEYLMRSPGRVFTRTQILEHVWGYDFNPATNVVDVCIQRIRKKIEAIADVNWIESVRGVGYRFRKPDL; this is encoded by the coding sequence TTGCTTGAGCGATATGGCTTTAGCGATATGAATGTGTTGTTAGTAGAAGATGAACCCAAGATTGCCAGTTTCGTTCAGATTGGGCTGAAGGAGCAGGGCTTTGTTGTGGACTATTGCGATAACGGAGATGAGGGGTTGATCCAGGCAATGGAGCACGACTATGACGTTGTGGTGCTCGATATTATGGTGCCGGGAAAGGATGGATTGTCGATTCTCAAGCAGCTGCGACAGGCTGGACGCATGGTGCCTGTGATTTTGTTGACGGCTCGCAACCAACTAGACGATCGCCTGGAGGGGTTGAATCTAGGCGCAGACGACTACATTGCCAAACCCTTTTTTGTAGAGGAGTTAGTGGCTCGAATTCATGCGGTGTTGCGGCGTAGTGCGGGTGGGGGACAAAATCTGTTGACTGTTGGTGCGCTCAAACTCGATCGCATGACCCGCGAAGTAACGTGTAATCAACACATTATTGAACTCACGGCTCGTGAGTTTAATTTGCTGGAATATCTGATGCGATCGCCCGGACGAGTCTTTACCCGTACCCAAATCCTGGAACATGTGTGGGGCTATGATTTCAACCCTGCCACAAATGTTGTGGATGTTTGCATCCAGCGCATTCGCAAAAAAATTGAGGCGATCGCCGATGTGAACTGGATTGAGAGCGTCCGTGGAGTGGGATACCGCTTTCGCAAACCAGACTTATGA
- a CDS encoding polyphosphate kinase 2 family protein, which yields MTSLDSTSHSDPSLSPVHAETPETRKATAKATQAIANITAPEQSVVDNPPPKPDYPLYRVRPEEPIALAEIDPNASESYERKKDVEQELERQRDRLQQLQTRLYAEQQRSLLIVLQAMDTGGKDGTIKHVFQGINPQGCQVQSFKKPSVEELGHDFLWRYHQRVPARGMITIFNRSHYEDVLVVRVKNLVPESVWRQRYQLINEFEHMLTLNGIVVVKFFLHISKDEQKQRLESRLKDPDKRWKFSVNDVQEREFWDEYQLAFQDAINNCSTDYAPWYVIPANKKWYRNLIIARAIADTLEAMNPQYPPESEGLGAILIPD from the coding sequence ATGACTTCACTCGATTCGACTTCCCATTCAGACCCATCTCTCAGCCCTGTTCACGCAGAAACACCTGAAACTCGCAAAGCTACCGCAAAAGCGACACAGGCGATCGCTAACATCACCGCACCCGAACAGAGCGTTGTTGACAATCCCCCGCCAAAACCAGACTATCCCCTTTACCGAGTTCGCCCAGAGGAGCCAATCGCACTGGCTGAGATTGACCCGAATGCCTCTGAATCTTATGAGCGCAAAAAAGATGTTGAGCAAGAACTAGAACGACAGCGCGATCGCTTACAACAACTTCAAACACGCCTCTACGCCGAGCAGCAACGCAGTTTGTTAATTGTTTTGCAAGCGATGGATACGGGTGGCAAAGATGGCACAATCAAACACGTTTTTCAGGGCATTAACCCCCAGGGATGCCAGGTGCAGTCCTTCAAAAAGCCAAGTGTTGAGGAACTGGGTCACGACTTTTTATGGCGGTATCACCAACGTGTTCCAGCACGAGGCATGATCACCATCTTTAACCGATCGCACTACGAAGACGTGTTGGTTGTGCGAGTTAAAAATTTGGTGCCAGAGTCAGTTTGGCGACAACGCTATCAATTGATTAATGAATTTGAACACATGCTGACCCTCAACGGAATAGTCGTGGTCAAGTTCTTTTTACACATTTCTAAAGATGAACAAAAACAGCGTCTAGAAAGCCGTTTGAAAGACCCTGATAAGCGATGGAAGTTTTCCGTGAATGATGTGCAAGAGCGAGAATTTTGGGACGAATATCAACTTGCCTTCCAGGACGCAATCAATAACTGTTCAACCGACTATGCTCCCTGGTATGTAATTCCAGCGAACAAAAAGTGGTATCGCAATCTGATCATTGCGCGGGCGATCGCCGACACCTTAGAAGCCATGAATCCCCAATATCCACCAGAGTCAGAGGGATTAGGAGCGATTTTGATCCCAGATTAA
- a CDS encoding pilus assembly FimT family protein: MHNRFTVTRAVQFLVTNPFRSTSGFTLAEMAVVIGVLGILAAIAIPSWLAFRNTRNLNVAQGQIYQILSQTQGEAARLRADRRASFREQNGVVQWAIHSTTSAPSPAEWQTLSSNVRIDPIETTLANVGGAYQVRFDQWGNVEGQLGRLTVMGHTGGRARRCVIVSTLLGAMRRGSDHTTPQDGRFCY, translated from the coding sequence ATGCATAATCGGTTCACCGTCACTAGAGCGGTTCAGTTTCTGGTGACCAATCCCTTTAGATCGACTAGTGGCTTTACCCTGGCTGAAATGGCAGTCGTCATCGGTGTGCTCGGTATTTTGGCAGCGATCGCCATTCCCAGTTGGTTAGCCTTTCGAAACACTCGCAATCTCAATGTGGCACAGGGACAGATTTATCAGATTCTATCTCAAACACAAGGTGAAGCCGCACGCTTACGAGCGGATCGTAGAGCTAGCTTTCGAGAGCAAAACGGAGTGGTTCAATGGGCAATCCACAGTACTACCAGTGCTCCCTCACCCGCAGAATGGCAGACTCTCTCCTCAAACGTCCGCATCGACCCGATAGAAACCACCCTAGCCAATGTCGGCGGTGCCTATCAGGTACGGTTTGACCAGTGGGGCAATGTTGAGGGGCAACTGGGCAGATTAACCGTCATGGGTCATACCGGAGGGCGAGCACGACGGTGTGTCATTGTTTCCACATTGTTAGGTGCCATGCGGCGAGGCAGCGATCACACGACTCCTCAAGATGGTCGATTCTGTTATTGA
- a CDS encoding ATP-dependent 6-phosphofructokinase: MGEHKRIGILTSGGDCAGLNAVIRAVVYRAIGTYDWEVLGICRATQGLMSNPPDVVRLDISSVDSLLTVGGTFLGTTNKGDPFAFPMPDGSVCDRSQEIIDHYHQLGLDALIGIGGDGSLAILRKIAQQGNINFVGIPKTIDNDVAITERSIGFDTAVNIATEALDRLHFTAASHSRVMILEVMGRDAGHIALSAGIAGGAHVILIPEIPYTLANICDKIMERQKRGQNFTLMVVAEAVRTESGEPVMNTNRLGQCRLGGIGQYLSDQISTCSGAETRVTVLGHVQRGGIPSPLDRLLGSAFGVAAVDLIAEGKFDHMVTWQNRQITSVPILEAISQYSTVDPNGTLVKTARGLGICLGS, from the coding sequence ATGGGTGAGCATAAACGGATTGGCATTTTAACCAGTGGGGGAGACTGTGCGGGCTTAAATGCGGTGATTCGAGCCGTGGTTTATCGGGCGATCGGCACCTATGATTGGGAAGTTTTAGGGATTTGTCGTGCGACGCAGGGGCTGATGAGCAATCCCCCTGATGTGGTGAGGTTGGATATCTCGTCGGTTGATTCGCTGTTAACTGTCGGTGGAACGTTTCTGGGAACCACTAACAAGGGAGATCCGTTTGCATTTCCCATGCCTGATGGAAGCGTGTGCGATCGCTCTCAGGAAATCATCGACCACTATCATCAGCTAGGTCTAGATGCGTTAATCGGCATTGGCGGTGATGGCAGTTTGGCAATTTTGCGAAAAATTGCTCAACAAGGCAACATCAACTTTGTCGGCATTCCCAAAACCATCGACAATGACGTGGCGATTACCGAACGGTCGATTGGCTTCGATACAGCCGTCAACATCGCCACAGAAGCACTCGATCGTCTCCACTTCACGGCAGCAAGCCACAGCCGAGTCATGATTTTAGAGGTGATGGGGCGCGATGCAGGGCACATTGCTTTGAGTGCCGGGATTGCCGGGGGTGCTCATGTGATTCTCATTCCCGAAATTCCCTACACGCTTGCTAATATTTGCGACAAGATTATGGAGCGACAAAAGCGGGGGCAGAACTTCACCTTGATGGTAGTAGCAGAAGCCGTTCGCACCGAATCCGGTGAACCCGTCATGAACACGAATCGCCTGGGGCAATGTCGCCTGGGGGGAATTGGGCAGTATCTCTCGGATCAGATTTCTACCTGTAGCGGTGCCGAAACGCGAGTTACCGTCCTGGGGCATGTGCAACGAGGTGGTATTCCATCTCCCCTCGATCGCCTCCTGGGCAGTGCGTTTGGGGTTGCTGCTGTAGACTTGATTGCCGAGGGCAAATTTGACCACATGGTGACGTGGCAAAACCGCCAGATCACAAGCGTGCCGATTTTGGAGGCGATCTCGCAATACAGCACGGTTGATCCCAACGGGACACTGGTCAAGACGGCAAGAGGCTTAGGGATTTGTCTGGGATCTTAA
- a CDS encoding GntR family transcriptional regulator, with protein MNLNDLAADVLQHQRSTPELIANALRQAITLGIFEEGQSLRQDEIASKFGVSRIPVREALRQLEVEGLVTFHPNRGATVTTLSPTEVQEIFEIRVALETTALRLAIPHLQEADLQQADAILAATDEASDVARWADLNWQFHETLYAPARRPRLMTLIKTLHINGDRYVRLQLAHNNYLEFSQKEHYQLLAACRQQNPDEAIAILQHHITTGGDRLVTYLQNNTR; from the coding sequence ATGAATCTAAATGACCTGGCTGCTGACGTGCTGCAACACCAGCGCAGTACACCCGAACTGATTGCCAACGCTCTGCGGCAGGCGATTACCCTGGGCATTTTTGAAGAGGGGCAATCCCTCCGGCAGGACGAAATTGCCTCCAAATTTGGGGTTAGTCGCATTCCCGTCCGTGAGGCGTTACGGCAACTGGAGGTAGAGGGTTTAGTTACCTTCCATCCCAATCGGGGAGCAACGGTGACAACCCTCTCCCCTACGGAAGTCCAGGAGATTTTTGAAATCCGGGTGGCATTGGAAACAACGGCTTTGCGACTGGCGATTCCCCATCTCCAGGAAGCCGACCTGCAACAGGCAGACGCGATCTTGGCAGCGACAGATGAAGCGAGCGATGTAGCCCGCTGGGCAGACCTCAACTGGCAGTTTCATGAAACGCTCTATGCTCCCGCTCGGCGACCTCGCCTGATGACGCTCATCAAGACGTTGCATATTAATGGCGATCGCTACGTCCGGTTGCAACTCGCCCACAATAACTACCTAGAATTCTCCCAGAAAGAGCACTATCAGTTGCTTGCCGCTTGCCGACAACAAAATCCTGACGAGGCGATCGCCATCCTGCAACATCACATCACCACCGGGGGCGATCGATTAGTGACGTATTTGCAAAACAATACCCGCTAG
- a CDS encoding 2-isopropylmalate synthase: MGIRPQPDRIIIFDTTLRDGEQSPGATLNVEEKLAIAQQLALLGVDVIEAGFAVSSPGDFEAVRAIAETVGKPDGPIICSLARAVRQDIQAAAEALKPAARARIHVFISTSDIHLNYQLRKSREEVLAIVEEMVSYAKSFVGDVEFSPMDATRSDLPYLYQVLERAIAAGATTINIPDTVGYRTPKEVGALFDGIRQNVPNIDQVILSVHTQNDLGLATANALAAVEHGARQVECTINGIGERAGNTALEEIVMALEVRRPYFNAYLGRAEESEAPITNINTQEIYKASRMVSQLTGMLVQPNKAIVGSNAFAHESGIHQDGVLKHRETYEIMDAASIGLAENQIVLGKHSGRNAFRTRLQELGFELSEDDLNRAFHRFKEIADKKKEISDWDLEAIVRDETQIQIENGFQLEHVQVTCGDCTCPTATITLVMPTGDIQTDAAVGTGPVDAVYRAINRLAQVPNELEEFSVQAVTGGIDALGVVTVRLRHGDRTFWGQASDTDIIVASAYAYMNALNRLYRHLNTLPQGEKVLAGQ, encoded by the coding sequence ATGGGCATTCGACCCCAACCCGATCGGATCATTATTTTTGACACTACCTTGCGCGATGGTGAGCAATCCCCCGGCGCAACCCTAAATGTGGAAGAAAAACTGGCGATCGCCCAACAGCTAGCCCTCCTGGGAGTAGACGTGATTGAGGCAGGGTTTGCCGTTTCTAGCCCTGGTGACTTTGAAGCGGTGCGGGCGATCGCTGAAACGGTCGGCAAACCCGATGGCCCCATTATTTGCAGTCTGGCGCGAGCCGTCCGTCAGGATATCCAGGCAGCAGCAGAGGCGTTGAAACCTGCGGCGCGTGCTCGAATTCACGTTTTTATCTCAACCTCGGATATTCATCTCAATTACCAGTTGCGAAAGTCGCGGGAAGAGGTGCTGGCGATCGTCGAAGAGATGGTGTCCTACGCTAAGAGCTTTGTGGGTGATGTCGAGTTTTCGCCAATGGATGCCACCCGCTCCGATCTGCCCTACCTCTACCAAGTGTTGGAACGGGCGATCGCGGCTGGAGCGACGACTATCAACATCCCCGATACGGTCGGCTATCGCACCCCCAAAGAAGTAGGGGCGTTGTTCGACGGCATTCGGCAGAATGTGCCAAATATCGATCAGGTAATTCTCTCTGTCCACACGCAAAATGACCTGGGTCTGGCAACCGCCAACGCACTGGCAGCGGTTGAACATGGCGCACGACAGGTGGAATGCACGATTAACGGCATCGGCGAGCGGGCAGGCAATACGGCTCTGGAAGAAATCGTGATGGCGTTGGAGGTGCGTCGCCCCTATTTCAATGCCTATTTGGGACGAGCCGAGGAGTCGGAAGCACCGATTACCAACATCAACACGCAAGAGATTTATAAGGCATCGCGGATGGTGTCTCAGTTGACGGGGATGTTGGTGCAACCGAATAAGGCGATCGTCGGCAGCAATGCCTTTGCCCATGAGTCAGGGATTCACCAGGATGGGGTATTGAAGCACCGGGAAACCTACGAAATTATGGATGCTGCTTCGATCGGCTTAGCTGAAAATCAAATTGTGTTGGGCAAGCACTCCGGACGCAATGCCTTTCGCACTCGTCTGCAAGAATTGGGATTTGAGTTGAGTGAAGACGACTTGAATCGAGCGTTTCACCGCTTTAAGGAAATTGCCGATAAGAAGAAGGAGATCTCCGATTGGGATCTGGAGGCGATCGTGCGGGATGAAACCCAAATCCAGATCGAGAACGGCTTCCAACTGGAGCATGTGCAGGTGACGTGTGGCGATTGCACCTGTCCCACGGCAACCATCACGCTAGTCATGCCCACTGGCGATATCCAAACGGATGCCGCTGTAGGAACGGGTCCTGTAGATGCTGTTTATCGGGCAATTAACCGACTGGCACAAGTGCCGAATGAATTGGAGGAGTTCTCAGTGCAGGCGGTGACAGGGGGAATTGATGCCCTTGGAGTGGTGACTGTGCGGTTGCGTCATGGCGATCGCACCTTTTGGGGACAAGCCTCTGATACCGACATCATCGTTGCCTCTGCCTATGCCTACATGAATGCACTGAATCGGCTTTATCGACATCTGAACACCCTACCGCAGGGAGAGAAGGTTTTGGCAGGTCAATAG
- a CDS encoding adenylate/guanylate cyclase domain-containing protein produces the protein MTPSNSMLATLSLGDRKSDLTHRVQDLPVPQFVSLLDQITREFEHFLRAIEMINNEALETMLEQILQAFTLKIGQILQADRTTIFLVDEEKELLWSKVAQGEGGKQIEIRLPINVGIAGHVASTGEYLNIPDAYSHHLFNPDVDVEMGYRTQNILCMPIFSTKNRVVAVVQLLNKAGGLPFDEDDEQQFREFANSMGIILESCNSFYIAARNQRGVAALLKATSCLAQSLNLEQTLRLVMDEARNLMQADRSTLFLLDRDRHELWSKVAKADGTPMEIRIPADKGIAGFVASTGQTLNIPNAYEDPRFDPNTDKRTGYLTRNILCMPVYNSTGTLIGVTQLINKYQGSFTSSDEEFMRAFNIQAGVALENAQLFESVLLEKQYQKDILQSLSDAVISTDMQGQIVTINDAALELLGCSMPKEGRRDQADVWTQQLIGRKVWEVVPVDTLQMRLEDSLKSAAKHYVPEQSLTIGLYRPNPDSNECSLAVSDRTQPNRYLLWNDSENPVSVDAADVREMERSINLTVNPLTNPEGGVRGGLVVLEDISQEKRMKTTMYRYMTPGVAERVMALGEDALMVGERKDVTILFSDIRGYTALTERMEAAQVVALLNAYFETMVEAVFNYEGTLDKFIGDALMAVFGAPLPVDNHGWMAVQAALDMRRRLVEFNRDRGAPDKPIIRIGIGISSGEVVSGNIGSQRRMDYTVIGDGVDISSRLEGVTKEYGCDIILSEYTYQFCRDRVWVRELDRIRVKGKLKPTSIYELVGDRQTPLDDQTQEFLDFYSAGRVAYSEADFHKAIHYFEKAKRIRTDDRAIAVHLERAHKYLQAPPPKHWDGVYTMTTK, from the coding sequence ATGACCCCCTCCAATAGCATGTTGGCGACTCTGTCGCTGGGCGATCGCAAAAGTGACTTGACGCATCGAGTTCAGGATTTGCCTGTTCCCCAGTTCGTTAGTCTGCTCGATCAGATTACGCGGGAGTTTGAACATTTTCTCCGGGCGATCGAAATGATCAACAACGAAGCCTTGGAGACAATGCTGGAGCAAATCCTACAGGCGTTTACGTTAAAAATTGGTCAGATCTTACAAGCCGATCGCACAACCATTTTTTTAGTGGATGAAGAAAAAGAACTGCTGTGGTCAAAGGTGGCTCAAGGTGAAGGGGGAAAGCAGATTGAGATTCGCCTACCGATTAATGTTGGTATTGCTGGGCATGTCGCTTCAACGGGTGAATATCTGAATATTCCCGATGCCTACAGCCATCATCTGTTTAACCCAGATGTCGATGTAGAAATGGGTTATCGGACGCAGAACATCCTCTGTATGCCGATCTTTAGCACTAAAAATCGGGTTGTTGCAGTGGTGCAACTGCTGAACAAAGCCGGAGGACTGCCGTTTGATGAGGATGATGAGCAGCAGTTTCGAGAGTTTGCTAACTCCATGGGCATTATCCTCGAAAGTTGTAACTCCTTCTACATTGCGGCTCGCAATCAACGAGGGGTTGCGGCTCTGCTCAAAGCAACCTCCTGTCTGGCGCAAAGCCTTAATCTTGAACAAACCCTGCGCTTGGTCATGGACGAAGCTCGCAATCTGATGCAAGCCGATCGCAGCACTCTATTTCTGCTCGATCGCGACAGGCATGAGCTTTGGTCTAAGGTGGCAAAAGCCGATGGCACCCCAATGGAAATCCGCATTCCTGCCGACAAGGGCATTGCCGGATTTGTTGCCTCGACCGGGCAAACCTTAAACATCCCCAATGCTTACGAAGATCCACGCTTTGACCCCAACACCGATAAGCGCACTGGGTATCTCACTCGCAACATCCTCTGTATGCCCGTCTATAACTCTACGGGAACCCTGATTGGTGTGACTCAGCTAATCAACAAATACCAGGGAAGTTTCACGAGCTCCGATGAAGAGTTCATGCGAGCGTTTAACATCCAGGCAGGGGTCGCGCTGGAAAATGCTCAATTATTTGAAAGTGTGTTGCTCGAAAAGCAGTACCAAAAAGACATTCTACAAAGCCTCTCAGATGCGGTGATTTCAACCGATATGCAAGGGCAAATTGTCACCATTAACGATGCCGCCTTAGAACTGTTAGGTTGCTCGATGCCCAAAGAGGGTAGACGTGACCAAGCCGACGTGTGGACACAACAGTTAATTGGCCGCAAGGTATGGGAGGTGGTGCCAGTCGATACTTTGCAAATGCGGTTAGAGGATAGCCTCAAGTCTGCGGCAAAACACTATGTGCCAGAGCAGAGCTTAACCATTGGGCTATATCGTCCCAACCCGGATAGTAATGAGTGTAGTTTGGCCGTGAGCGATCGCACCCAACCCAATCGCTACCTCCTCTGGAACGACAGTGAGAACCCTGTGAGTGTGGATGCCGCCGATGTGCGGGAGATGGAGCGCAGCATTAACCTGACCGTCAATCCATTGACCAACCCGGAGGGTGGCGTCCGGGGTGGATTGGTGGTGCTGGAGGACATCAGCCAGGAAAAACGGATGAAGACCACGATGTATCGCTACATGACCCCAGGAGTTGCCGAACGAGTCATGGCACTGGGCGAAGATGCGCTGATGGTGGGCGAACGCAAAGATGTGACAATCCTGTTCTCAGACATTCGCGGCTATACGGCTTTAACCGAGCGAATGGAAGCGGCTCAAGTCGTGGCACTGCTGAATGCCTACTTTGAGACGATGGTAGAGGCGGTGTTTAACTACGAAGGCACTCTCGACAAGTTCATCGGCGATGCCTTGATGGCAGTGTTTGGCGCACCCCTCCCCGTTGACAATCATGGCTGGATGGCAGTACAGGCAGCACTCGACATGCGGCGACGACTGGTGGAATTCAATCGCGATCGCGGTGCTCCTGATAAACCCATCATCCGCATTGGGATTGGCATCAGTTCTGGGGAGGTCGTCTCTGGGAACATCGGCTCTCAACGACGGATGGACTACACCGTGATTGGGGATGGGGTGGATATTAGCTCTCGCTTAGAAGGAGTCACTAAAGAATATGGCTGTGACATCATTTTGAGCGAATACACCTACCAGTTTTGTCGCGATCGCGTCTGGGTACGGGAACTCGACCGGATTCGCGTCAAAGGTAAGCTGAAACCGACCAGCATTTATGAACTGGTGGGCGATCGCCAGACACCACTCGACGACCAGACTCAGGAATTCCTTGACTTCTACTCGGCTGGACGGGTTGCCTACAGTGAAGCCGATTTCCACAAGGCGATCCACTACTTTGAGAAAGCTAAGCGGATTCGCACTGATGACCGGGCGATCGCCGTTCACCTAGAGCGGGCACATAAATACTTGCAGGCTCCACCACCTAAGCATTGGGATGGAGTTTACACCATGACAACCAAGTAG